One Anopheles marshallii chromosome 3, idAnoMarsDA_429_01, whole genome shotgun sequence genomic region harbors:
- the LOC128714861 gene encoding helicase domino has translation MNEGDTAGGQRGRNLALPAGIHRKASTNSNTVQLTTGTHDSTTPMSRSLNEDQQQQLEQSQQQQQQPHHHQQREQQQQGQQMQPAGTATSSSLSSPRKGLPQQSSPTYQPSPSSNVTIATDPSSVHQLSSASSHTLQQQQQHNNIISASGTSTNSSASGSVEANNANITSTPGGERTGSGLSESEVGGRGRGGGTVVGVDDGGVVVLPSTQHASEIGGGGGSEVSGDESTFVVAEKRRVESTGSVTEVGGGASEGIGGTSGVGKLYTKTNTASSFTPAAVGGQTILTVGSASTVAGSATVSKKRIKLESDPETDINVLKKLILEHKYMRLRSIRERYNEHVAELFFLQTGGNMMEYPVWRKKPPTPAFTNFIRSYKLEPLSSNLEEAGEALKQQSTRSLSGISTTPGSSCNTIGSVTPLGGNASGDDTATGLPQGAEIKIPGVGATPVAVSTTLPAAVAQLSQQGGTPIIPDRVGIGITPATSTIDRKKQVPAPVAVGAHMVKSELLEGGNTTPALTCGTNGPNLASLRGGVTVSSNRSTTGIAGSSSRSLNNIQQNGPGLGHGSSNNASSGTLTGQQHGAANPTGNSNGSDQYTNKARQEVFVMQRVQELQKEGLWTEKRLPKVQEPGRPKAHWDYLLEEMVWLAADFAQERKWKKACARKCARMIQKHFQDKAQAAQRAEKAQELQLKRIAAFVAKEIKTFWSNAEKLVEYKQQTKLDEKRKKALDQQLSFIVDQTEKYSQQLVEGMNKTSAGTTLAAGSKAESLNSSRISSPLRSGLTGSDDEFRPEAESSDDDEETIAKAEAEAAEAEDGTKDEVAALQKESEMDLDDFLKNLPKDYLENRDKIVLSDPDDNDEDDESAAKEDEEADKDFSADEDSTDYEDTIKEQEKAERNQDHKKEIDELNADNEMSIEELMAKYKNLPPAGETMDVDSDDDTLEEDSTRNRKRRRTRSQPMSDSSPSDDDDNSEGLTGSEDDEDISEEESEESECAMEAEEEAIGLKNLLDDESGLAGSTSATGVSGKSQTDKDDMLNDAAAIAESIQPKGNTLSSTSVVTPIPTLLKHSLREYQHIGLDWLVTMHDRKLNGILADEMGLGKTIQTISLLAHLACVKGNWGPHLIIVPSSVMLNWEMEFKKWCPGFKILTYYGTPKERKLKRTGWTKVNAFHVCITSYKLVIQDHQSFRRKKWKYLILDEAQNIKNFKSQRWQLLLNFQTEQRLLLTGTPLQNNLMELWSLMHFLMPHIFQSHREFKEWFSNPMTGMIEGNSEYNETIIKRLHKVLRPFLLRRLKSEVEKQMPKKYEHVVMCRLSKRQRFLYDDFMSRAKTRETLASGNLLSVINVLMQLRKVCNHPNMFEERPTISPFRMEGISIKTASLVYNMFNYDPFTQIDLSSLNLVLIQLELLLPAYVAHRTQHLCMPKRLIEEIDSTPMAPPRCPTGKLRLHVRIPDVRVQESVGSGNRVGVSARTGVRVGTSPAMKTEGTKFVPLVNHEASLDKKSSLIGSGINSRAMDVRKRPASTVLMMMGGTSSAAGITAIDSSSAVGGISGSRSMSPGLILRKRSDIAGGSIMSVSAPQQQQSRLNAGQVVQIIPQVASGTLGTTTSQSYIITGRLQPPVSGNNQTIFHRPASSSSTGGVSVVPAQRIATLQSKGGNVNTSTPLPTTASVSRMVQNVGQQTQISSTLAATIMKGLKQNSYSSNKNASVSGRTSESAEIEARQRTEFYLACIEESRKERRKEVLELLGRINAKRCDAAPIYGKDLRETLCALIDEEFQQRSNELIPFGIAGLYYTRRATLAHSSVGNNTSWSLSEAIKTIDQRANELRATISNFVLFVPAVCAPTPYLQVSHPHPSKLNVEQHWEATMAEQIQPAIQLLHPIISAMSTQFPDPRLIQYDCGKLQTLDRLLKKLKSEGHRVLIFTQMTRMLDVLEAFLNYHGHIYLRLDGTTKVEQRQVLMERFNNDRRMFAFILSTRSGGVGINLTGADTVIFYDSDWNPTMDAQAQDRCHRIGQTRDVHIYRLVSEKTIEENILKKANQKRILGDLAIEGGNFTTAYFKSSTTIQDLFTVDNVEQDASARLAEVLDRDRERKDRLNANLSTPAAVLPAVGEVDSNKSAINVFESALAAAEDDQDVQAAKFAKAEASADLDEFDENIPIDEDKLAAGEADGKEPELSKAEKEVQNLIKQLSPVERYAMRFVEDTEGTWTAVQLKAVEQEIEQQKRDWEANRLAEQRRNEEAARKREAEEHADLLTFSREDAKNQIWISDSTMEKMPMWCPPTPPQDDNDLYVDHSLTFLYDTSDIIPEGELPQVYVKKDYKRSRSEAGFYPDGRRPPKIRREDTYYAPRSLFDRPTPQIAKLRKEYKLQRYKGIIKPFPPMLAIKPTTIPMKPPVEPEGGIPEWTVYEDMAILNVIQNLQGLPLNLMLISPGHVPNWDLVADIVNQTSRTYRLPKQCRYRYESVIMPREEGKLLESPKKQKKNKNPQKQSPTTSSSPPLTAGSSPPKQIRSMRTGQLYMNDANSSFIKLMRQKFDNLRTALGKKPALGKPSLTNTLPVAMKNPKHALVLVKHGITAFDTPLTPVEIATRRAERFLKEKHKMTAVQEQQQQQAQAQQQQQNAQQQAGSGASHTAVVATAQQVAAASLVGVQPIVTSQQQAGSHVQTVVQSQQPSAATVQAVAVATPAQHLLQQQLQIQAHAISQQQATVQGQQITTTATGQGIQQATIVVCGVSTNATSTVATIVQAGRAAQPVVNICASPGQQQQQQTQQIVKAIVASPANQNLLSQQLAQVAAQQSSNAQQSGQPGQPQQMSVVLTTPVTTMSGVNSVQLSQPQIVSIHQPAQSSQQLLQGGSATITQASQSSIVNQVAGQSIPQVVSVAQLGSVMTTGTASSATIQPTQVATLTTSALRAQRIVAPTGTLQEVVLHQRSGSQSPTVVSVSSLGGGLTPAQLQTAQLRLSMAGAQQVSGVVAKSISVGTVTSAGKPVNTSQIQFYRQQPMRQQLKVLHPGTATQVATTGGATATVLQTAAGQPTIVSPAIIQGNIIQTGTVGQTVQVQQATAAAGTAAGGTAVVQKVSGVTTVTGGNAVTQVVSAAGGTIVSQTPTAVATGTGSTIATVQVVQGQPRMQYIKQLGGTKHMITRPVTENEMQLMVKRQIISQQQQQQQQQQQQHNKQIIPQAQIFAQANLQVQQAGTSGGQQIATLVKTSGGTVAATGMTLSHVKPGQLKTIGNQSQVRQLHIQQQFLAQQRKGGAGKMAQITHVAGKAGQPTQLFLQGSKNIASGTTMTMQKVQHVIHHAHQTGGQIVLGKTGVSRMIPVSVSQQPNRQAIQVVSATSAAQALAAGNIRMHVPGQNIGTIKVTGSTPSAQPQQVIINTIQSQQSARSNASPVRLQTTPGGSLVAVTVQQPQQLQQQQQQQQQVVGTTVTTSPNVSQTVVGTGPDANQSTTSAAGSGGVSTNTAGTGNGPVQTQPSTGVATAQVSSAAQQVLTLQQQTAAQQHITTSGTGIVQAAATVDGGTTTVSTSVGASAPGVASSAGTTQVSSAAVVASSTASGSGPNSGGGTTNATQPGQQSPQVSMIKKKQSPNVAK, from the exons atgaatgaaggcGATACGGCGGGAGGGCAACGTGGTCGAAACCTGGCCCTTCCTGCTGGGATTCATCGAAAAGCATCAACCAATAGTAATACTGTCCAG CTAACTACTGGCACGCACGATTCCACCACACCAATGTCTCGCTCGTTAAATGAagaccaacaacagcaactggAACAGtctcaacaacagcagcagcagccgcaccaccaccagcagcgggagcaacaacagcagggtCAGCAAATGCAGCCTGCCGGAACAGCGACGTCATCGTCATTGTCGTCGCCACGTAAAGGTTTACCGCAGCAATCGTCACCGACATACCAGCCGTCTCCTAGCAGCAACGTAACTATCGCAACAGATCCATCTAGCGTGCATCAATTGTCATCGGCTTCTTCTCATACcctccaacagcagcagcaacataacAACATCATTAGTGCCAGCGGCACGTCAACTAACAGTAGTGCCAGTGGCAGCGTCGAGGCTAATAATGCTAACATTACCAGTACGCCGGGTGGTGAACGAACAGGAAGTGGTCTGTCTGAAAGTGAAGTCGGAGGCAgaggacgaggaggaggaaccGTCGTCGGTGTCGATGATGGTGGTGTAGTGGTGTTGCCCAGTACGCAACACGCAAGTGaaattggtggtggtggtggaagtgaAGTTTCTGGCGACGAAAgtacgtttgttgttgctgagaAGAGAAGAGTCGAGAGTACGGGTAGTGTGACGGAAGTGGGTGGTGGGGCTAGTGAGGGAATCGGTGGAACGAGTGGGGTAGGGAAACTGTAcactaaaacaaacactgcATCGTCCTTCACGCCGGCTGCTGTTGGAGGGCAAACGATACTGACCGTTGGTAGTGCTTCAACAGTTGCTGGTTCTGCCACAGTATCGAAAAAGCGCATCAAACTTGAATCGGATCCAGAAACTGATATCAATGTGCTAAAGAAACTAATTCTTGAACACAAATATATGCGATTACGCAGTATCAGAGAGAG ATACAATGAACATGTAGCcgaattgttttttcttcaaaccggCGGCAATATGATGGAATATCCCGTATGGAGAAAGAAGCCACCGACGCCCGCATTCACAAATTTCATACGCTCGTACAAGCTGGAACCATTGTCTAGCAATCTGGAAGAGGCGGGAGAAGCATTGAAGCAG CAGTCAACCCGTTCGCTCAGCGGCATTTCTACTACGCCCGGTAGCAGCTGCAACACTATCGGTAGTGTGACACCGTTGGGTGGTAATGCTAGTGGCGATGATACTGCGACTGGTTTACCACAGGGAGCGGAAATCAAAATACCCGGTGTTGGTGCAACGCCGGTCGCCGTTTCGACGACGCTTCCTGCCGCTGTTGCTCAACTTAGTCAGCAAG gTGGTACGCCGATTATTCCGGACAGAGTTGGAATTGGCATCACACCAGCAACTTCTACCATTGACAGGAAAAAGCAAGTTCCTGCACCCGTTGCTGTTGGTGCGCATATGGTAAAGAGCGAGCTACTGGAAGGTGGAAACACAACACCGGCACTTACCTGTGGAACTAATGGGCCGAACTTGGCAAGCCTTCGTGGAGGTGTTACCGTATCCAGCAATCGCAGCACCACTGGTATTGCGGGATCCTCATCTAGGAGTCTCAATAACATTCAACAGAATGGACCTGGACTTGGGCACGGAAGCAGCAATAATGCATCTTCTGGAACATTGACCGGTCAACAACATGGCGCTGCAAACCCGACAGGAAATAGCAATGGCTCGGACCAATACACCAACAAAGCCCGGCAAGAGGTATTCGTTATGCAGCGTGTACAGGAACTGCAAAAGGAAGGGTTATGGACGGAAAAACGCTTACCGAAGGTACAGGAACCCGGACGGCCGAAGGCCCACTGGGATTACCTGTTGGAGGAAATGGTTTGGCTTGCAGCGGATTTTGCCCAGGAACGGAAGTGGAAGAAAGCTTGTGCGCGTAAGTGCGCCCGCATGATTCAGAAACACTTCCAGGACAAGGCACAGGCAGCCCAGCGAGCGGAAAAAGCACAGGAACTGCAACTGAAGCGGATAGCCGCGTTCGTggcgaaggaaataaaaacttttTGGTCGAATGCCGAAAAGTTGGTCGAGTACAAGCAGCAGACGAAACTGGACGAGAAACGGAAGAAGGCTCTCGACCAGCAACTCAGCTTCATTGTCGATCAGACGGAAAAATACTCGCAGCAGTTGGTTGAGGGCATGAACAAGACGTCCGCGGGCACCACCCTAGCCGCTGGCAGCAAAGCCGAAAGTTTAAATTCGTCCCGCATTTCGTCTCCGCTGCGCAGTGGACTTACGGGTTCGGACGATGAGTTTCGACCCGAGGCGGAAAGTTCGGACGATGATGAGGAAACGATTGCAAAGGCGGAAGCGGAAGCAGCAGAGGCAGAGGATGGCACCAAAGATGAGGTGGCCGCCCTGCAGAAAGAGTCCGAAATGGATTTGGACGATTTCCTGAAGAATCTGCCGAAAGATTATTTGGAAAATCGCGACAAAATTGTGTTATCTGACCCGGACGACAACGATGAGGACGATGAAAGTGCTGCGAAAGAAGATGAGGAAGCTGACAAGGACTTCAGTGCCGATGAAGACAGCACGGATTACGAAGACACGATTAAGGAGCAAGAAAAGGCTGAACGAAATCAAgatcacaaaaaggaaattgatGAGTTGAAT GCTGATAATGAGATGAGCATTGAGGAACTAATGGCAAAGTACAAAAATCTTCCTCCCGCTGGTGAAACAATGGATGTTGATTCTGATGACGATACGTTAGAAGAAGACTCGACCAGGAATCGAAAACGGCGGAGAACCAGAAGCCAACCCATGTCCGACTCATCACCGTccgatgatgacgataatAGCGAAGGTCTGACCGGGTCTGAAGACGATGAGGATATCAGTGAGGAGGAATCGGAGGAAAGTGAATGTGCGATGGAAGCCGAAGAGGAAGCAATCGGTTTGAAGAATTTGCTAGACGATGAGTCTGGTTTGGCTGGATCAACCTCGGCCACGGGAGTGTCCGGCAAGAGTCAAACAGATAAAGACGATATGCTAAACGATGCGGCAGCAATCGCGGAAAGTATTCAGCCCAAAGGCAATACATTGTCTTCGACCAGTGTCGTGACGCCGATACCCACCTTGTTGAAACATTCGCTCCGTGAGTACCAGCATATTGGTCTGGATTGGCTCGTGACGATGCATGATCGCAAGTTGAACGGTATTCTGGCAGACGAAATGGGTTTGGGAAAGACGATTCAAACGATTTCGCTGCTGGCGCATCTGGCGTGTGTCAAGGGCAACTGGGGTCCACATTTGATCATAGTGCCATCTTCGGTGATGCTGAACTGGGAAATGGAATTCAAAAAATGGTGCCCGGGATTTAAAATATTGACCTACTACGGTACACCAAAGGAGCGCAAGCTTAAGCGCACCGGCTGGACTAAGGTGAACGCGTTCCACGTATGCATTACGTCTTACAAGCTGGTCATACAAGACCATCAAAGCTTCCGGCGGAAAAAGTGGAAGTATCTGATCCTGGATGAAGCAcagaacattaaaaattttaaatctcAACGCTGGCAACTGCTCCTAAACTTTCAAACTGAACA ACGATTGTTACTCACCGGTACACCGCTGCAGAACAATTTGATGGAACTGTGGTCGTTAATGCACTTTCTGATGCCCCACATATTTCAATCGCACCGTGAATTCAAGGAATGGTTCTCGAACCCAATGACTGGGATGATTGAAGGCAACTCCGAATACAATGAGACGATTATCAAGCGCCTTCACAAG GTTCTACGGCCGTTTCTGTTGCGGAGGTTGAAGTCGGAAGTAGAAAAGCAAATGCCGAAAAAGTACGAACACGTGGTAATGTGTAGACTATCGAAGCGTCAACGTTTTCTCTACGATGACTTCATGAGTCGAGCAAA GACGAGAGAAACGTTAGCTTCCGGCAATCTGCTAAGTGTTATCAACGTTCTGATGCAGTTGAGAAAAGTGTGTAACCATCCGAACATGTTCGAAGAACGACCGACGATATCACCGTTTCGCATGGAGGGCATAAGCATAAAGACGGCCTCTCTCGTTTACAACATGTTCAACTACGATCCGTTCACT CAAATTGATCTGTCTTCCTTAAATTTAGTGTTAATACAACTGGAACTACTGCTGCCTGCGTATGTGGCCCACCGGACACAGCACCTTTGTATGCCGAAACGATTGATCGAAGAAATTGATTCAACGCCAATGGCACCTCCACGTTGTCCTACTGGGAAACTACGATTGCACGTCCGTATTCCGGATGTTCGCGTGCAGGAATCGGTCGGTAGTGGTAATCGTGTCGGCGTCAGTGCCCGTACGGGAGTTCGCGTAGGTACCAGCCCAGCAATGAAGACTGAAGGGACGAAATTCGTTCCGCTTGTAAATCATGAAGCATCCTTAGATAAGAAATCATCACTCATCGGTTCGGGAATCAACTCGAGAGCAATGGACGTACGGAAGCGCCCTGCGTCGACAGTGTTAATGATGATGGGTGGTACATCGTCAGCGGCGGGAATAACAGCAATAGATTCCAGCAGTGCTGTAGGTGGAATAAGCGGCAGCAGGAGCATGTCGCCTGGTTTAATCCTGCGCAAACGAAGTGATATTGCTGGTGGTAGTATCATGTCTGTGAGCGCCCctcagcaacaacaaagcCGGCTAAATGCTGGACAGGTAGTGCAGATCATTCCTCAGGTGGCGTCCGGCACATTAGGTACGACTACTTCACAATCTTACATCATTACCGGTCGTCTGCAACCACCAGTTAGTGGCAATAATCAGACGATATTTCACCGGCCTGCTTCATCGTCCTCGACGGGTGGAGTCAGTGTGGTTCCGGCCCAGCGAATAGCAACGTTGCAATCAAAGGGGGGAAATGTGAATACATCCACGCCATTACCCACCACAGCAAGTGTCAGTCGAATGGTGCAAAATGTTGGTCAACAAACGCAGATCTCATCCACGTTGGCCGCAACGATTATGAAgggattaaaacaaaattcttaTTCCTCGAACAAGAATGCAAGCGTCTCGGGCAGGACATCCGAGTCAGCAGAAATAGAAGCACGTCAACGTACCGAGTTCTATTTGGCATGCATCGAAGAATCGCGAAAGGAGCGTCGAAAAGAAGTGTTGGAGCTACTCGGGCGTATCAATGCGAAGCGTTGCGATGCAGCACCAATCTATGGCAAAGATCTGCGGGAAACGCTATGCGCTTTGATTGATGAAGAATTTCAACAGCGATCTAATGAGCTCATTCCATTCGGCATTGCCGGCTTATATTACACTCGGCGGGCAACGTTGGCGCATAGCAGCGTAGGCAATAATACAAGCTGGAGTCTCTCCGAAGCGATAAAAACTATTGACCAGCGAGCGAATGAATTGCGTGCTACGATCTCAAATTTTGTCCTGTTTGTGCCTGCTGTGTGTGCCCCGACGCCATACCTGCAAGTGTCTCATCCGCATCCTTCTAAATTGAATGTCGAGCAACATTGGGAGGCAACAATGGCGGAACAAATCCAACCAGCAATTCAGCTGTTGCATCCGATTATATCTGCCATGAGTACACAG TTTCCGGATCCCCGTTTAATACAGTACGATTGTGGAAAGCTTCAAACTTTGGATCGTTTGCTGAAGAAGCTGAAATCGGAAGGGCATCGCGTATTAATATTTACGCAGATGACACGAATGCTCGACGTTCTGGAAGCCTTTTTAAACTACCATGGGCACATTTATTTGCGACTGGATGGTACAACGAAAGTGGAACAGCGGCAAGTGCTGATGGAGCGCTTCAACAACGATAGGCGCATGTTCGCTTTCATTTTGTCTACCCGTTCCGGGGGCGTTGGCATTAACTTGACCGGCGCCGATACTGTGATATTTTACGATTCTGACTGGAATCCCACAATGGACGCACAGGCACAGGATCGTTGCCATCGGATTGGTCAGACGCGCGATGTGCACATCTACCGGCTGGTGAGCGAAAAGACGATCGAGGAAAACATACTGAAGAAAGCGAACCAGAAACGAATTCTCGGCGATTTGGCGATCGAGGGTGGCAATTTTACGACAGCTTACTTCAAGAGTTCTACTACCATCCAGGACCTGTTCACGGTGGATAATGTGGAGCAGGATGCGTCAGCTCGTCTGGCAGAGGTGTTggatcgtgatcgtgaacgAAAAGATCGTTTAAATGCTAACCTTTCGACACCTGCTGCAGTGTTACCAGCTGTAGGCGAAGTTGATAGCAACAAATCGGCGATAAATGTGTTCGAATCTGCGCTGGCAGCTGCGGAAGATGACCAGGACGTGCAGGCGGCCAAGTTTGCCAAAGCCGAAGCGTCGGCCGATTTGGATGAGTTCGATGAGAACATTCCGATCGATGAAGACAAATTGGCGGCGGGCGAAGCTGATGGCAAGGAGCCGGAGTTGAGCAAAGCAGAAAAGGAAGTTCAGAATCTAATTAAACAG TTGAGTCCTGTCGAGCGCTACGCTATGCGTTTTGTAGAGGACACCGAAGGTACCTGGACTGCGGTGCAGTTGAAAGCGGTAGAGCAAGAGATTGAACAGCAGAAACGCGACTGGGAGGCGAATCGTTTGGCGGAACAGAGGCGTAATGAGGAAGCTGCTCGGAAGCGCGAAGCAGAGGAACATGCCGACCTGCTGACCTTCTCCCGGGAGGATGCCAAAAATCAG ATATGGATATCGGATAGCACGATGGAGAAGATGCCG atGTGGTGTCCACCAACGCCCCCGCAAGATGATAACGATCTTTACGTGGATCACTCGTTGACGTTTCTGTACGATACGTCGGACATCATCCCGGAGGGTGAGCTTCCCCAAGTGTACGTGAAGAAAGACTACAAGCGTAGCCGTTCGGAAGCCGGCTTCTATCCGGACGGGCGCCGACCACCGAAGATTCGTCGCGAGGATACCTACTACGCACCGCGCTCTCTGTTCGATCGGCCCACGCCGCAGATAGCGAAGCTGCGCAAGGAGTACAAGCTGCAACGGTACAAGGGCATTATCAAACCGTTCCCACCGATGCTGGCCATAAAACCGACCACCATCCCGATGAAGCCACCGGTCGAACCGGAGGGTGGAATACCGGAATGGACGGTGTACGAAGACATGGCAATCCTGAATGTGATACAGAATCTGCAGGGTTTGCCCCTGAACCTGATGCTCATATCCCCGGGTCACGTACCGAACTGGGATCTGGTGGCGGACATTGTGAATCAAACTTCACGCACCTATCGGCTGCCGAAGCAGTGCCGCTATCGGTACGAGTCCGTCATAATGCCGCGCGAAGAGGGCAAGCTGCTGGAGAGTccgaaaaaacagaaaaagaacaaaaaccccCAGAAACAGTCTCCAACGACGTCGTCCTCGCCGCCACTGACTGCGGGCTCTTCACCACCGAAACAGATACGGTCCATGCGCACCGGGCAGCTGTACATGAACGATGCAAACAGTTCTTTCATCAAACTGATGCGACAAAAGTTCGATAATTTACGGACGGCGTTGGGCAAAAAGCCCGCACTGGGGAAACCGTCGCTCACCAATACGCTGCCGGTGGCAATGAAGAATCCAAAACATGCGCTTGTGCTGGTTAAACATGGCATCACAGCGTTCGATACGCCACTGACACCGGTCGAAATAGCAACGCGGCGTGCTGAGCGGTTCCTGAAGGAAAAGCACAAAATGACAGCTGTCcaagaacagcagcagcaacaagcgcaagcccaacagcagcaacaaaatgcACAGCAGCAGGCTGGATCCGGAGCATCGCATACAGCCGTCGTAGCTACAGCTCAACAAGTTGCAGCCGCATCATTGGTAGGTGTGCAACCGATCGTAACGAGTCAGCAGCAGGCAGGATCGCACGTGCAAACCGTGGTCCAATCACAGCAACCATCTGCAGCAACGGTACAGGCGGTGGCAGTCGCAACTCCCGCCCAGCACCTacttcagcagcagctgcaaatCCAAGCGCACGCCATTTCTCAACAGCAAGCGACCGTGCAAGGTCAGCAGATAACGACTACGGCGACTGGGCAGGGCATACAGCAGGCCACCATCGTCGTATGTGGCGTTTCAACGAACGCTACCTCGACCGTGGCTACCATCGTGCAGGCTGGTCGTGCCGCTCAACCGGTGGTTAACATCTGCGCCAGTCCGggtcagcaacaacaacagcaaacgcaACAGATCGTTAAAGCGATCGTTGCCAGCCCGGCGAATCAGAACTTACTGTCCCAGCAGTTGGCACAGGTGGCGGCACAGCAGAGTAGTAACGCGCAACAGTCCGGCCAGCCGGGACAGCCGCAGCAAATGTCGGTCGTTTTAACGACACCGGTCACCACCATGTCCGGTGTGAATTCGGTCCAGCTATCGCAGCCACAGATCGTATCCATCCATCAGCCGGCGCAATCGTCGCAGCAGCTACTGCAGGGTGGAAGCGCAACCATTACGCAAGCGTCCCAATCCTCTATCGTAAACCAGGTTGCTGGCCAATCGATTCCGCAGGTCGTTTCGGTGGCACAGCTCGGAAGCGTCATGACAACGGGTACGGCCAGCAGTGCCACGATACAGCCCACACAGGTAGCCACCCTTACGACGTCCGCCCTGCGCGCTCAGCGGATTGTGGCACCAACGGGGACACTGCAGGAAGTGGTACTGCATCAGCGTTCCGGTTCGCAGAGCCCAACCGTAGTCAGTGTGAGCAGTCTAGGCGGTGGACTTACTCCGGCCCAGCTGCAAACCGCCCAGTTGCGTCTGTCGATGGCGGGAGCGCAGCAAGTGTCGGGCGTGGTCGCAAAGTCGATTTCCGTCGGGACGGTAACGAGTGCGGGCAAGCCGGTCAACACGTCGCAGATTCAATTCTACCGTCAGCAGCCGATGCGGCAGCAGCTGAAGGTGTTACATCCGGGGACGGCGACACAGGTTGCTACGACCGGTGGTGCAACGGCAACCGTGCTTCAAACGGCTGCCGGCCAGCCAACGATCGTTAGCCCGGCCATCATTCAGGGTAACATCATCCAGACCGGTACGGTCGGTCAGACGGTTCAGGTACAGCAGGCAACGGCTGCCGCTGGCACGGCCGCTGGTGGCACAGCCGTCGTTCAGAAGGTATCCGGTGTGACCACGGTAACGGGTGGCAATGCCGTGACGCAGGTTGTATCGGCTGCCGGCGGCACGATCGTGTCCCAGACACCGACAGCCGTAGCAACCGGTACCGGAAGTACGATCGCAACCGTGCAGGTCGTACAGGGACAACCCCGCATGCAGTACATCAAGCAATTAGGTGGCACGAAGCACATGATCACACGCCCCGTAACGGAGAACGAGATGCAGCTAATGGTGAAGCGTCAAATCATTagtcagcaacagcagcagcaacaacagcaacagcagcagcacaacaaacaGATCATTCCGCAGGCGCAAATCTTCGCACAGGCAAACCTTCAGGTACAGCAGGCGGGAACATCCGGCGGCCAGCAGATAGCGACACTGGTGAAAACGTCCGGCGGTACCGTGGCCGCAACCGGCATGACACTGTCCCACGTGAAGCCCGGCCAGCTAAAAACGATCGGCAATCAAAGCCAGGTCCGGCAGCTGCACATCCAGCAACAATTCCTAGCGCAGCAACGCAAAGGAGGCGCGGGCAAGATGGCGCAAATTACACACGTGGCCGGTAAAGCGGGACAACCGACGCAGCTGTTCCTGCAGGGTTCGAAAAATATCGCATCCGGCACAACGATGACGATGCAAAAGGTGCAGCATGTCATACACCATGCTCACCAAACCGGTGGGCAAATAGTGCTCGGTAAGACTGGTGTCAGCCGAATGATTCCAGTTTCCGTGTCACAACAGCCCAATCGACAGGCGATACAG GTGGTATCGGCAACCTCTGCCGCACAGGCACTCGCAGCCGGCAACATCAGGATGCATGTACCGGGTCAAAACATCGGTACGATTAAAGTGACGGGAAGTACCCCATCCGCACAGCCGCAGCAGGTGATTATCAACACTATTCAAAGCCAACAATCGGCACGCTCCAATGCCAGTCCCGTGCGGTTGCAGACAACACCCGGCGGTTCACTGGTGGCCGTCACGGTTCAACAACCGCAACagttgcaacagcaacaacaacagcagcaacaagtgGTTGGTACGACCGTAACAACCTCGCCGAACGTATCGCAGACGGTGGTAGGTACTGGACCCGATGCAAATCAATCCACCACATCCGCGGCTGGCAGTGGTGGTGTCAGTACCAACACCGCCGGAACCGGCAACGGTCCAGTTCAAACCCAGCCTAGCACTGGCGTGGCTACCGCACAAGTTAGTTCCGCCGCACAGCAGGTACTGACACTGCAGCAGCAAACTGCTGCGCAGCAACACATTACCACAAGCGGCACAGGTATAGTGCAAGCAGCGGCTACCGTCGATGGTGGTACTACTACCGTGTCTACCTCGGTCGGTGCGTCTGCACCCGGGGTTGCATCGTCCGCCGGCACCACACAGGTGTCGTCCGCTGCAGTAGTGGCGAGTTCGACCGCAAGCGGTAGTGGACCGaacagtggtggtggtacaaCAAACGCCACACAGCCCGGACAGCAGTCGCCACAGGTGAgtatgataaaaaagaagcaatcACCGAACGTTGCGAAATAA